A single genomic interval of Hevea brasiliensis isolate MT/VB/25A 57/8 chromosome 4, ASM3005281v1, whole genome shotgun sequence harbors:
- the LOC110635271 gene encoding uncharacterized protein LOC110635271: MPMAAELFGKGSFFFIHRETVGGLLMAAPVNYPLPLRPISHFSCRPLTSMCRCTLDSKSPSTVGEQVFSVTSSSKYGFDYLGQSTKGDLNLNYDHLDSIGIDPQVTLEGPIEDVAWLKAQEAEDLLRDLGILSPFSARNSPRGIFCSRTLNLRSISAIGYDMDYTLIHYNVMAWEGRAYDYCMDNLRNMGFPVDGLAFDPDLVIRGLVIDKERGNLVKADRFGYVKRAMHGTKMLSTQAVSEMYGRELVDLRKESRWEFLNTLFSVSEAVAYMQMVDRLDEGAIAAELGPLDYKGLYKAVGKALFRAHVEGQLKSEIMSKPELFVEPDPELPLALLDQKEAGKKLLLITNSDYHYTDKMMKHSFNRFLPNDMDWRDLFDMVIVSARKPEFFQMSHPLYEVVTGEGLMRPCFKARTGGLYSGGSAQMVENSLNIHGDEILYVGDHIYTDVSQSKVHLRWRTALICRELEEEYTALIRSRDHRAALIELINQKEVVGDLFNQLRLALQRRNKERPAQTLAATNMDDQELTESIQKLLIVMQRLDEKIAPMLEADGELFNRRWGFLSRAGLWDKSHLMRQIEKYADIYTSRVSNFLNYTPFVYFNSQEQTLAHDSYSYCQSQLNSHAKKEQFTL, translated from the exons ATGCCCATGGCAGCGGAGCTTTTTGGCAAAGGATCCTTCTTTTTCATCCATAGAGAGACCGTTGGTGGCCTTCTAATGGCTGCGCCAGTCAACTATCCTCTTCCGCTCAGACCCATTTCTCATTTCAGCTGCAGACCTCTGACGTCAATGTGTCGGTGCACTCTCGATTCCAAGTCCCCCTCCACCGTTGGAGAACAAGTGTTTTCGGTTACTTCGTCCAGTAAATACGGGTTTGATTATTTGGGACAGAGCACGAAAGGGGATTTGAATCTCAACTATGATCATCTTGATTCTATTG GGATTGATCCGCAGGTTACTTTAGAAGGTCCAATTGAGGATGTCGCTTGGTTGAAAGCTCAAGAAGCTGAGGATTTGCTTAGAGACTTGGGCATACTG AGTCCTTTTTCAGCAAGGAATTCACCTCGTGGTATATTTTGTAGCCGTACTTTGAATCTTCGGTCCATCAGTGCCATTGGATATGACATGGACTACACTTTGATACATTACAATGTGATG GCTTGGGAAGGACGGGCTTATGATTACTGCATGGACAATCTGCGAAACATGGGTTTCCCAGTTGATGGACTTGCATTTGATCCTGACTTGGTAATTAGGGGTCTTGTCATAGACAAAGAGAGAGGCAATCTGGTTAAAGCCGATCGATTTGGTTATGTAAAGAGGGCCATGCATGGCACAAAAATGCTGTCTACTCAAGCTGTCAG TGAGATGTATGGAAGGGAACTGGTAGACCTGCGGAAGGAGAGTCGATGGGAGTTCCTGAATACATTGTTCTCCGTTTCAGAAGCTGTGGCTTACATGCAG ATGGTTGACCGATTGGATGAAGGAGCTATAGCAGCAGAACTTGGTCCGCTTGATTATAAAGGACTTTACAAG GCTGTTGGGAAGGCTCTGTTTCGGGCACATGTAGAAGGCCAGCTTAAG AGTGAGATAATGTCAAAGCCTGAATTGTTTGTGGAACCAGACCCAGAATTGCCTTTAGCACTTTTAGATCAAAAGGAG GCTGGTAAAAAGCTTCTGCTTATTACAAACTCTGATTATCATTACACAGACAAAATGATGAAGCATTCCTTTAACAGATTCCTCCCAAATGATATGGACTGGCGTGATCTATTTGACATG GTGATAGTCTCGGCTAGGAAGCCAGAGTTCTTTCAAATGTCACACCCACTGTATGAGGTGGTGACGGGTGAGGGTTTGATGCGTCCATGTTTCAAAGCTCGTACAG GAGGTTTGTACTCAGGTGGGAGTGCTCAGATGGTTGAGAACTCCTTAAATATACATGGTGATGAAATATTGTATGTCGGTGATCATATTTACACTGATGTAAGTCAATCAAAAGTCCATCTACGATGGCGAACAGCATTGATTTGTCGAGAATTGGAAGAAGAG TACACTGCTTTAATTCGTAGTCGGGATCATCGAGCTGCACTGATCGAACTTATTAATCAAAAGGAGGTTGTAGGGGATCTTTTTAACCAACTTCGGCTTGCTCTGCAAAGGCGAAATAAAGAGCGTCCTGCTCAG ACCCTTGCTGCGACTAACATGGATGATCAAGAACTCACAGAAAGCATCCAAAAGTTATTGATTGTCATGCAAAGACTGGATGAAAAAATTGCTCCCATGCTAGAAGCAGACGGAGAACTTTTCAATAGGAG GTGGGGATTTCTTTCACGTGCAGGCCTGTGGGACAAAAGCCACTTGATGAGACAAATTGAGAA GTATGCAGATATATATACCTCTAGGGTCTCAAATTTCCTAAACTATACGCCATTTGTGTACTTCAATTCCCAGGAACAG ACGCTAGCTCATGATTCATATTCATACTGCCAGTCACAGCTTAACAGTCATGCGAAGAAGGAGCAATTTACATTGTGA
- the LOC110635245 gene encoding ABC transporter B family member 21 isoform X1 has translation MNKEEAAVNSSVPKISNQQDSDRTNEKKKGINTVPHYKLFSFADSLDILLMFIGTVAAFGNGICMPLMTILLGELIDSTGKAASMTVVAHNVSEVSLKFVYLAMGSGFASFFQVACWMITGERQVARIRSLYLKTILRQEIAFFDKETNTGEVVGRMSGDIVLIQNAMGEKVGNSIQLLASFLGGFVIAFIKGWLLTLVMLSLIPPIVISGAIMNKLVSKLASRGQASYSLAANIVEQTIGSIRTVASFTGEKEAIAKYNKSLIKAYESGVQEGLAAGLGFGTLMFILFCSYGFAVWLGGKMILDKGYTGGNVINVIFALLTGSLSLGQASPCMSAFASGRAAAVKMFEAINRQPEIDAFDTKGLKLQDIRGDIELRDVYFSYPTRSHEQIFSGFCLSVPSGTTTALVGESGSGKSTVISLIERFYDPQAGEVLIDGVNLKEFQLKWIRENIGLVSQEPVLFTSSIRDNIAYGKENATIEEIRDAAELANAANFINKLPQGLDTMVGEHGIQLSGGQKQRIVIARAVLKDPRILLLDEATSALDAESERIVQEALDRIMINRTTVMVAHRLTTVRNADMIAVIQKGKIVQIGSHFELLKDPDGAYAQLIQLQEFGKEPEQNIVNYPDSSHHSIWVPLSASPRVSISEKVAAKPLGTTTSETSKLPPEDPLRRLAYLNRPEIPVLLLGAIAAVANGIILPIFGLLLANIIKTYYEKEDQLRKDSRFWAFIFVLLGFVSLLAMPLSTYFFAVAGGRLIKRIRSMCFEKVVNMEIAWFDEPEHSSGAIGARLSADAAAMRGLVGDAFSLLIQNSATCIAGLVIAFLSSWQVALVVLALLPLMGLSGYVQLKSMKGFNANTKKMYEEASQVASDAVSSIRTVASYCAEERVIQLYQKKCDGPIKAGIRRGLISGIGFGLSFFFVFFVYAVSFYVGAHLVDHGKTTFTDVFRVISLCYIYQARWSKFCFVWFGLVFHCECDLSAVVQVFFALSMAALGISQSNSLAPDASKARSSATSVFAILDQKSKIDPSDPSGIIIKRVKGKVEFRHISFKYPTRPDVQIFQDLSIALHSGMVVALVGESGSGKSTVISLLQRFYDPDSGQITLDGIEIRKLNLKWLRRQMGLVSQEPVLFNDSIRANIAYGKEGNATEAEIMAAAELANAHNFISGLQQGYDTTVGERGLQLSGGQKQRVAIARAIIKDPKILLLDEATSALDAESERVVQDALERVTVGRTTLVIAHRLSTIKGAGIIAVVKNGVIVEKGKHDTLINIKNGIYASLMAPKSNAAST, from the exons ATGAACAAAGAAGAAGCTGCAGTCAATTCATCAGTGCCAAAGATTAGCAACCAACAAGATTCAGACAGGACCAATGAGAAAAAGAAAGGCATAAACACAGTACCTCATTACAAGTTGTTCTCATTTGCTGACTCCTTGGACATTCTATTAATGTTCATTGGTACAGTTGCTGCTTTTGGGAATGGGATCTGCATGCCGCTTATGACCATACTATTAGGAGAATTAATTGATTCTACTGGCAAAGCTGCGAGCATGACAGTTGTGGCGCATAATGTTTCTGAG GTGTCTCTGAAGTTTGTCTATTTGGCTATGGGGTCTGGTTTTGCTTCATTCTTTC AGGTGGCTTGCTGGATGATCACAGGGGAGAGGCAGGTTGCTCGAATAAGAAGTTTATACTTGAAAACAATACTGAGGCAGGAAATTGCTTTCTTTGATAAGGAAACTAATACTGGAGAAGTGGTTGGGAGAATGTCAGGCGATATTGTCCTTATTCAAAATGCTATGGGGGAGAAG gttggaaaTTCAATTCAGCTGCTAGCTTCTTTTTTGGGAGGCTTCGTAATAGCTTTTATTAAAGGGTGGCTTCTCACACTTGTCATGCTATCTTTAATTCCACCTATTGTCATCTCTGGTGCCATCATGAATAAGCTTGTAAGCAAGTTGGCATCTCGCGGACAAGCTTCCTATTCCCTTGCAGCAAATATTGTTGAGCAAACAATTGGCTCAATCAGAACT GTTGCATCTTTTACAGGAGAGAAGGAAGCTATTGCTAAATACAACAAATCCTTGATCAAAGCTTATGAGTCTGGCGTGCAAGAAGGCCTGGCTGCTGGGTTAGGCTTTGGTACTCTAATGTTTATTTTGTTCTGCAGTTATGGATTTGCTGTGTGGCTTGGTGGAAAAATGATACTTGACAAAGGCTACACAGGAGGGAATGTCATCAATGTGATTTTTGCTCTACTGACGGGTTCCTT GTCTCTAGGGCAGGCATCTCCATGCATGAGTGCATTTGCTTCGGGAAGGGCAGCTGCAGTTAAGATGTTTGAGGCAATCAATAGGCAGCCAGAGATTGATGCTTTTGACACCAAAGGACTAAAATTGCAAGACATTCGTGGAGATATTGAATTAAGGGATGTTTATTTCAGTTACCCAACAAGATCTCATGAGCAAATATTCAGTGGTTTCTGTCTTTCAGtacccagtggtacaaccacagcttTGGTTGGAGAGAGTGGAAGTGGGAAATCAACAGTGATCAGTTTGATAGAGAGATTTTATGACCCACAAGCTGGTGAAGTCCTAATAGATGGTGTCAATCTTAAAGAGTTTCAACTAAAATGGATCAGAGAGAATATAGGCCTTGTCAGCCAGGAACCTGTGTTGTTTACTTCAAGCATTAGAGACAATATTGCCTATGGGAAGGAAAATGCAACTATTGAAGAAATAAGAGATGCTGCTGAGCTTGCCAATGCAGCCAACTTTATAAATAAGCTGCCCCAG GGATTAGACACAATGGTTGGGGAGCATGGAATTCAACTATCTGGGGGCCAAAAGCAAAGGATTGTCATAGCCAGAGCAGTTCTGAAGGACCCGAGAATTCTACTTCTAGATGAAGCCACTAGTGCTCTAGATGCAGAATCTGAAAGGATTGTGCAAGAGGCATTGGACAGGATTATGATCAACCGAACTACTGTCATGGTAGCCCATCGCTTGACTACAGTGAGAAATGCAGATATGATAGCTGTTATCCAGAAAGGAAAGATTGTTCAAATAG GTTCACATTTTGAGCTACTCAAGGATCCTGATGGAGCATATGCGCAGCtcatacagttgcaagaatttggCAAAGAGCCAGAACAGAATATTGTAAACTATCCAGACAGTAGCCATCATTCGATCTGGGTTCCATTGAGTGCATCCCCCAGAGTTAGCATTTCCGAAAAGGTAGCTGCAAAACCACTTGGCACTACCACTTCAGAGACATCAAAACTGCCTCCAGAAGATCCTCTTCGTCGCTTGGCCTATCTTAATAGGCCAGAGATACCTGTGTTATTGCTTGGTGCTATAGCTGCTGTGGCCAATGGAATAATATTACCAATTTTTGGTCTGCTGCTTGCCAACATAATAAAAACCTATTATGAGAAAGAAGATCAACTCCGGAAAGATTCTAGATTTTGGGCATTTATATTTGTTCTACTTGGTTTTGTGTCTTTACTGGCTATGCCACTAAGCACATACTTTTTTGCTGTTGCGGGTGGTAGATTAATAAAACGGATCCGATCAATGTGCTTTGAGAAAGTGGTAAATATGGAGATAGCTTGGTTTGATGAACCGGAGCATTCAAGTGGAGCAATTGGTGCGAGGCTCTCAGCAGATGCAGCCGCAATGCGAGGTTTAGTTGGAGACGCATTTTCTTTGCTCATTCAAAATAGTGCAACGTGTATTGCTGGTTTGGTCATTGCTTTCCTCTCAAGCTGGCAAGTCGCTCTCGTAGTCCTTGCTTTGTTACCACTGATGGGACTCAGCGGATATGTTCAGTTGAAGTCCATGAAAGGATTCAACGCAAATACAAAG aaaatgtATGAGGAAGCAAGTCAAGTTGCTAGTGATGCAGTTAGCAGTATCAGAACAGTTGCTTCTTACTGTGCCGAAGAAAGGGTGATTCAACTGTACCAGAAGAAATGTGATGGCCCTATTAAGGCAGGAATAAGGCGAGGGTTAATTAGCGGGATAGGGTTTGGCCTATCtttcttctttgttttttttGTCTATGCAGTTAGTTTTTATGTAGGAGCTCATCTAGTGGATCATGGCAAGACAACATTCACCGATGTTTTCCGGGTAATTTCCTTATGCTATATATACCAAGCCAGATGGtctaaattttgttttgtttggtttggtttggttttccATTGTGAATGTGATTTAAGTGCTGTTGTGCAGGTCTTTTTTGCTCTCAGTATGGCAGCCCTTGGGATCTCTCAATCAAACTCTCTCGCGCCTGATGCAAGTAAAGCCAGGAGTTCTGCTACTTCTGTATTTGCCATCCTTGATCAGAAATCTAAAATAGATCCTAGTGACCCTTCTGGAATAATAATAAAAAGGGTGAAGGGAAAAGTTGAGTTTCGCCATATCAGTTTTAAGTATCCAACGAGGCCTGATGTTCAAATATTCCAAGATCTTAGCATTGCTCTTCATTCTGGGATG GTAGTTGCACTGGTTGGAGAAAGTGGGAGTGGGAAATCAACGGTGATCTCATTACTGCAAAGATTTTACGACCCTGATTCTGGCCAAATTACTCTAGATGGAATTGAGATCCGAAAGTTGAACTTAAAATGGTTAAGACGGCAGATGGGTCTGGTGAGTCAGGAACCTGTATTATTTAATGACAGCATTCGAGCCAACATTGCATACGGGAAGGAAGGAAATGCAACAGAGGCAGAAATTATGGCTGCAGCAGAATTAGCCAATGCCCACAACTTCATCAGTGGCCTACAACAG GGGTATGATACTACAGTGGGGGAACGAGGGCTGCAATTGTCTGGTGGACAGAAGCAACGGGTGGCAATTGCACGGGCCATCATAAAGGATCCGAAAATATTACTTCTAGACGAAGCAACCAGTGCTCTGGATGCAGAATCTGAGCGAGTGGTTCAAGATGCATTAGAAAGAGTTACGGTGGGAAGGACCACCCTGGTGATAGCCCATCGCTTATCCACAATTAAGGGTGCAGGCATAATTGCAGTGGTGAAAAATGGAGTTATAGTTGAGAAAGGAAAGCATGATACTTTGATCAACATCAAGAATGGCATTTATGCCTCCTTAATGGCTCCCAAGTCAAATGCTGCTTCAACTTAA
- the LOC110635245 gene encoding ABC transporter B family member 21 isoform X2 — protein MNKEEAAVNSSVPKISNQQDSDRTNEKKKGINTVPHYKLFSFADSLDILLMFIGTVAAFGNGICMPLMTILLGELIDSTGKAASMTVVAHNVSEVSLKFVYLAMGSGFASFFQVACWMITGERQVARIRSLYLKTILRQEIAFFDKETNTGEVVGRMSGDIVLIQNAMGEKVGNSIQLLASFLGGFVIAFIKGWLLTLVMLSLIPPIVISGAIMNKLVSKLASRGQASYSLAANIVEQTIGSIRTVASFTGEKEAIAKYNKSLIKAYESGVQEGLAAGLGFGTLMFILFCSYGFAVWLGGKMILDKGYTGGNVINVIFALLTGSLSLGQASPCMSAFASGRAAAVKMFEAINRQPEIDAFDTKGLKLQDIRGDIELRDVYFSYPTRSHEQIFSGFCLSVPSGTTTALVGESGSGKSTVISLIERFYDPQAGEVLIDGVNLKEFQLKWIRENIGLVSQEPVLFTSSIRDNIAYGKENATIEEIRDAAELANAANFINKLPQGLDTMVGEHGIQLSGGQKQRIVIARAVLKDPRILLLDEATSALDAESERIVQEALDRIMINRTTVMVAHRLTTVRNADMIAVIQKGKIVQIGSHFELLKDPDGAYAQLIQLQEFGKEPEQNIVNYPDSSHHSIWVPLSASPRVSISEKVAAKPLGTTTSETSKLPPEDPLRRLAYLNRPEIPVLLLGAIAAVANGIILPIFGLLLANIIKTYYEKEDQLRKDSRFWAFIFVLLGFVSLLAMPLSTYFFAVAGGRLIKRIRSMCFEKVVNMEIAWFDEPEHSSGAIGARLSADAAAMRGLVGDAFSLLIQNSATCIAGLVIAFLSSWQVALVVLALLPLMGLSGYVQLKSMKGFNANTKKMYEEASQVASDAVSSIRTVASYCAEERVIQLYQKKCDGPIKAGIRRGLISGIGFGLSFFFVFFVYAVSFYVGAHLVDHGKTTFTDVFRVFFALSMAALGISQSNSLAPDASKARSSATSVFAILDQKSKIDPSDPSGIIIKRVKGKVEFRHISFKYPTRPDVQIFQDLSIALHSGMVVALVGESGSGKSTVISLLQRFYDPDSGQITLDGIEIRKLNLKWLRRQMGLVSQEPVLFNDSIRANIAYGKEGNATEAEIMAAAELANAHNFISGLQQGYDTTVGERGLQLSGGQKQRVAIARAIIKDPKILLLDEATSALDAESERVVQDALERVTVGRTTLVIAHRLSTIKGAGIIAVVKNGVIVEKGKHDTLINIKNGIYASLMAPKSNAAST, from the exons ATGAACAAAGAAGAAGCTGCAGTCAATTCATCAGTGCCAAAGATTAGCAACCAACAAGATTCAGACAGGACCAATGAGAAAAAGAAAGGCATAAACACAGTACCTCATTACAAGTTGTTCTCATTTGCTGACTCCTTGGACATTCTATTAATGTTCATTGGTACAGTTGCTGCTTTTGGGAATGGGATCTGCATGCCGCTTATGACCATACTATTAGGAGAATTAATTGATTCTACTGGCAAAGCTGCGAGCATGACAGTTGTGGCGCATAATGTTTCTGAG GTGTCTCTGAAGTTTGTCTATTTGGCTATGGGGTCTGGTTTTGCTTCATTCTTTC AGGTGGCTTGCTGGATGATCACAGGGGAGAGGCAGGTTGCTCGAATAAGAAGTTTATACTTGAAAACAATACTGAGGCAGGAAATTGCTTTCTTTGATAAGGAAACTAATACTGGAGAAGTGGTTGGGAGAATGTCAGGCGATATTGTCCTTATTCAAAATGCTATGGGGGAGAAG gttggaaaTTCAATTCAGCTGCTAGCTTCTTTTTTGGGAGGCTTCGTAATAGCTTTTATTAAAGGGTGGCTTCTCACACTTGTCATGCTATCTTTAATTCCACCTATTGTCATCTCTGGTGCCATCATGAATAAGCTTGTAAGCAAGTTGGCATCTCGCGGACAAGCTTCCTATTCCCTTGCAGCAAATATTGTTGAGCAAACAATTGGCTCAATCAGAACT GTTGCATCTTTTACAGGAGAGAAGGAAGCTATTGCTAAATACAACAAATCCTTGATCAAAGCTTATGAGTCTGGCGTGCAAGAAGGCCTGGCTGCTGGGTTAGGCTTTGGTACTCTAATGTTTATTTTGTTCTGCAGTTATGGATTTGCTGTGTGGCTTGGTGGAAAAATGATACTTGACAAAGGCTACACAGGAGGGAATGTCATCAATGTGATTTTTGCTCTACTGACGGGTTCCTT GTCTCTAGGGCAGGCATCTCCATGCATGAGTGCATTTGCTTCGGGAAGGGCAGCTGCAGTTAAGATGTTTGAGGCAATCAATAGGCAGCCAGAGATTGATGCTTTTGACACCAAAGGACTAAAATTGCAAGACATTCGTGGAGATATTGAATTAAGGGATGTTTATTTCAGTTACCCAACAAGATCTCATGAGCAAATATTCAGTGGTTTCTGTCTTTCAGtacccagtggtacaaccacagcttTGGTTGGAGAGAGTGGAAGTGGGAAATCAACAGTGATCAGTTTGATAGAGAGATTTTATGACCCACAAGCTGGTGAAGTCCTAATAGATGGTGTCAATCTTAAAGAGTTTCAACTAAAATGGATCAGAGAGAATATAGGCCTTGTCAGCCAGGAACCTGTGTTGTTTACTTCAAGCATTAGAGACAATATTGCCTATGGGAAGGAAAATGCAACTATTGAAGAAATAAGAGATGCTGCTGAGCTTGCCAATGCAGCCAACTTTATAAATAAGCTGCCCCAG GGATTAGACACAATGGTTGGGGAGCATGGAATTCAACTATCTGGGGGCCAAAAGCAAAGGATTGTCATAGCCAGAGCAGTTCTGAAGGACCCGAGAATTCTACTTCTAGATGAAGCCACTAGTGCTCTAGATGCAGAATCTGAAAGGATTGTGCAAGAGGCATTGGACAGGATTATGATCAACCGAACTACTGTCATGGTAGCCCATCGCTTGACTACAGTGAGAAATGCAGATATGATAGCTGTTATCCAGAAAGGAAAGATTGTTCAAATAG GTTCACATTTTGAGCTACTCAAGGATCCTGATGGAGCATATGCGCAGCtcatacagttgcaagaatttggCAAAGAGCCAGAACAGAATATTGTAAACTATCCAGACAGTAGCCATCATTCGATCTGGGTTCCATTGAGTGCATCCCCCAGAGTTAGCATTTCCGAAAAGGTAGCTGCAAAACCACTTGGCACTACCACTTCAGAGACATCAAAACTGCCTCCAGAAGATCCTCTTCGTCGCTTGGCCTATCTTAATAGGCCAGAGATACCTGTGTTATTGCTTGGTGCTATAGCTGCTGTGGCCAATGGAATAATATTACCAATTTTTGGTCTGCTGCTTGCCAACATAATAAAAACCTATTATGAGAAAGAAGATCAACTCCGGAAAGATTCTAGATTTTGGGCATTTATATTTGTTCTACTTGGTTTTGTGTCTTTACTGGCTATGCCACTAAGCACATACTTTTTTGCTGTTGCGGGTGGTAGATTAATAAAACGGATCCGATCAATGTGCTTTGAGAAAGTGGTAAATATGGAGATAGCTTGGTTTGATGAACCGGAGCATTCAAGTGGAGCAATTGGTGCGAGGCTCTCAGCAGATGCAGCCGCAATGCGAGGTTTAGTTGGAGACGCATTTTCTTTGCTCATTCAAAATAGTGCAACGTGTATTGCTGGTTTGGTCATTGCTTTCCTCTCAAGCTGGCAAGTCGCTCTCGTAGTCCTTGCTTTGTTACCACTGATGGGACTCAGCGGATATGTTCAGTTGAAGTCCATGAAAGGATTCAACGCAAATACAAAG aaaatgtATGAGGAAGCAAGTCAAGTTGCTAGTGATGCAGTTAGCAGTATCAGAACAGTTGCTTCTTACTGTGCCGAAGAAAGGGTGATTCAACTGTACCAGAAGAAATGTGATGGCCCTATTAAGGCAGGAATAAGGCGAGGGTTAATTAGCGGGATAGGGTTTGGCCTATCtttcttctttgttttttttGTCTATGCAGTTAGTTTTTATGTAGGAGCTCATCTAGTGGATCATGGCAAGACAACATTCACCGATGTTTTCCGG GTCTTTTTTGCTCTCAGTATGGCAGCCCTTGGGATCTCTCAATCAAACTCTCTCGCGCCTGATGCAAGTAAAGCCAGGAGTTCTGCTACTTCTGTATTTGCCATCCTTGATCAGAAATCTAAAATAGATCCTAGTGACCCTTCTGGAATAATAATAAAAAGGGTGAAGGGAAAAGTTGAGTTTCGCCATATCAGTTTTAAGTATCCAACGAGGCCTGATGTTCAAATATTCCAAGATCTTAGCATTGCTCTTCATTCTGGGATG GTAGTTGCACTGGTTGGAGAAAGTGGGAGTGGGAAATCAACGGTGATCTCATTACTGCAAAGATTTTACGACCCTGATTCTGGCCAAATTACTCTAGATGGAATTGAGATCCGAAAGTTGAACTTAAAATGGTTAAGACGGCAGATGGGTCTGGTGAGTCAGGAACCTGTATTATTTAATGACAGCATTCGAGCCAACATTGCATACGGGAAGGAAGGAAATGCAACAGAGGCAGAAATTATGGCTGCAGCAGAATTAGCCAATGCCCACAACTTCATCAGTGGCCTACAACAG GGGTATGATACTACAGTGGGGGAACGAGGGCTGCAATTGTCTGGTGGACAGAAGCAACGGGTGGCAATTGCACGGGCCATCATAAAGGATCCGAAAATATTACTTCTAGACGAAGCAACCAGTGCTCTGGATGCAGAATCTGAGCGAGTGGTTCAAGATGCATTAGAAAGAGTTACGGTGGGAAGGACCACCCTGGTGATAGCCCATCGCTTATCCACAATTAAGGGTGCAGGCATAATTGCAGTGGTGAAAAATGGAGTTATAGTTGAGAAAGGAAAGCATGATACTTTGATCAACATCAAGAATGGCATTTATGCCTCCTTAATGGCTCCCAAGTCAAATGCTGCTTCAACTTAA